In one Bacillus sp. PK3_68 genomic region, the following are encoded:
- the hepT gene encoding heptaprenyl diphosphate synthase component II, with protein sequence MKLTMLYSFLKADIDLIEKELEMAISSPSSSLRDASLHLLQAGGKRIRPIFVLLAAKFGEYNIDRVKNIAVALELIHMASLVHDDVIDNAELRRGKPTVKAEWDNRVAMYTGDYIFARALEYMTDIENVEAHQILSNTMVELCIGEINQIKDKYRFDQNLRDYLRRIKRKTAILIAASCQIGAISANVPKAVHEQLFQFGYNVGMAFQITDDILDLTATEEELGKPAGSDLWQGNVTLPVLYALEDEQLRERIIQVNKYTVKSEIDEIIGYIKRSDAIDRSHALSQRYLSRALDILDDLPPNRTKKSLRDIARFIGKRKY encoded by the coding sequence ATGAAGTTAACTATGCTGTATTCGTTTCTCAAAGCGGATATTGATTTAATCGAAAAAGAATTAGAGATGGCGATCTCTTCTCCCTCTTCTTCATTGCGGGATGCATCGCTTCATTTGCTGCAAGCAGGCGGAAAACGAATACGTCCCATTTTTGTGTTGCTTGCGGCCAAATTTGGCGAATACAATATAGATCGGGTAAAGAATATAGCGGTGGCTCTCGAATTAATTCATATGGCTTCACTTGTTCATGATGATGTGATTGACAATGCAGAACTCCGACGCGGCAAGCCAACTGTGAAAGCAGAATGGGATAATCGGGTAGCTATGTATACGGGCGATTATATTTTCGCCAGAGCCCTTGAATACATGACAGATATTGAAAATGTTGAAGCGCATCAAATTTTGTCAAACACTATGGTCGAATTATGCATCGGTGAAATAAATCAAATAAAAGACAAATACCGTTTTGACCAGAATTTAAGGGATTACTTGCGCAGAATTAAGCGTAAGACAGCTATATTAATCGCGGCAAGTTGTCAAATAGGTGCCATTTCTGCCAATGTCCCGAAGGCTGTTCATGAGCAGCTGTTCCAATTTGGCTATAATGTCGGCATGGCCTTCCAAATCACGGACGATATACTGGATTTGACAGCTACGGAAGAAGAACTCGGTAAACCGGCTGGAAGCGATCTTTGGCAAGGAAATGTGACGCTACCTGTCCTGTATGCATTAGAGGATGAGCAGTTGCGGGAAAGGATCATCCAGGTAAACAAATATACTGTAAAATCAGAGATAGATGAAATTATCGGTTATATTAAACGAAGTGACGCCATCGACCGTTCACATGCGTTAAGCCAGCGGTATTTAAGCCGAGCTTTAGATATACTGGATGATCTGCCTCCTAATCGGACAAAAAAATCACTTCGGGATATTGCCAGATTCATCGGCAAACGAAAATATTAG
- a CDS encoding demethylmenaquinone methyltransferase, whose protein sequence is MQQSKEEKVHRVFEKISSNYDQMNSLISFQQHKRWRNTTMKKMNVPKAASALDVCCGTGDWTIALAQAVGPEGHVVGLDFSQNMLNVGKRKVEESGLEQVKMIQGNAMELPFDDHTFDYVTIGFGLRNVPDYMQVLREMNRVLKPGGMAVCLETSQPTMIGFRQLYFFYFRFIMPLFGKLFAKSYQEYSWLQESARDFPGMKKLKQMFEQAGFVNVSYMPHTGGVAATHMGFKQK, encoded by the coding sequence ATGCAACAATCAAAAGAAGAAAAAGTCCATCGCGTGTTTGAGAAGATTTCCTCTAACTATGATCAAATGAATTCTTTAATCAGCTTTCAACAGCATAAGCGATGGAGAAACACCACGATGAAAAAGATGAATGTCCCGAAAGCGGCTTCTGCCCTTGATGTGTGCTGTGGAACAGGGGATTGGACAATTGCGCTTGCGCAAGCTGTCGGGCCGGAGGGTCACGTGGTGGGGCTCGATTTCAGTCAAAATATGTTGAATGTTGGCAAGAGAAAAGTAGAAGAGTCTGGTTTGGAACAAGTGAAGATGATTCAAGGGAATGCTATGGAGCTTCCGTTCGATGATCATACGTTTGACTACGTGACCATTGGATTCGGACTTCGAAATGTTCCGGATTATATGCAGGTACTTCGAGAAATGAACCGTGTTCTCAAGCCGGGTGGCATGGCTGTGTGTCTAGAGACTTCCCAGCCAACCATGATCGGTTTCCGGCAGCTGTATTTCTTTTACTTTCGTTTTATCATGCCGCTATTCGGAAAGTTATTCGCGAAAAGCTATCAGGAGTATTCCTGGCTTCAGGAATCTGCCCGTGATTTTCCCGGAATGAAAAAATTAAAGCAAATGTTTGAACAGGCGGGGTTTGTCAATGTTAGCTATATGCCGCATACAGGTGGCGTGGCGGCAACCCATATGGGTTTTAAACAAAAGTAA
- a CDS encoding heptaprenyl diphosphate synthase component 1: protein MNEWLKRKTIIEKEVQRRLSYPYLKKFIEKPKVDEVRLLTLMLPFTMEQLSSEETTKYITTATLIQIALDTHEKVTASSNEIAIDQQLTVLAGDYFSGLYYQILAELKDIRMIRTLSDAVKSINENKIVLYQREHTSIDSLMESVYKIETEIVERFYTVFHFQSFFPMVSRLLFAKRLLEERQNFLAGGQALTAEAIASLDGPQKNTPLSLDNRQAIVQVYDYYINRAKEEAERTLGYRWPASSEEQLYSLLYNAVFGNKTYAEEG, encoded by the coding sequence ATGAATGAATGGCTTAAAAGAAAAACAATAATTGAAAAAGAAGTGCAGCGGAGACTTTCTTATCCGTATTTAAAGAAATTTATTGAGAAACCGAAAGTCGATGAAGTTCGCCTGCTTACTTTAATGCTGCCTTTTACTATGGAGCAGCTATCGTCAGAAGAGACGACAAAATATATTACAACAGCCACCCTAATTCAAATCGCCCTCGATACCCATGAAAAAGTAACGGCTTCATCTAACGAAATTGCAATTGATCAACAGCTGACTGTGCTCGCTGGAGATTATTTTAGTGGATTATATTATCAAATTTTGGCGGAATTAAAAGATATCCGAATGATTCGGACACTCTCAGATGCTGTTAAAAGTATCAATGAGAATAAAATCGTCCTTTACCAGCGGGAGCATACATCCATTGATTCCTTAATGGAAAGTGTATACAAAATTGAAACAGAAATTGTCGAACGCTTTTATACTGTTTTTCATTTTCAATCTTTTTTTCCGATGGTTTCCCGTTTATTGTTCGCGAAAAGGCTATTGGAGGAAAGACAGAACTTTCTCGCCGGAGGACAAGCTTTAACCGCCGAAGCAATCGCAAGCTTAGATGGTCCGCAAAAAAACACTCCGCTTTCCTTAGATAACCGACAGGCAATTGTGCAGGTGTATGATTATTATATTAATCGTGCCAAAGAAGAAGCGGAAAGAACTTTAGGATATCGATGGCCTGCTAGTTCTGAGGAACAGTTATACAGTTTGTTGTATAATGCGGTCTTTGGAAACAAAACATATGCGGAAGAAGGTTAA
- the mtrB gene encoding trp RNA-binding attenuation protein MtrB, with the protein MKNNQADFIMIRAIEDGVNVIGLTRGSDTRFHHSEKLDKGEVMIAQFTEHTSAIKVRGRAKIITSFGEVESGNEA; encoded by the coding sequence ATGAAGAACAATCAGGCCGACTTTATTATGATCCGGGCGATAGAAGATGGAGTGAACGTTATCGGTTTAACGAGAGGGTCCGATACCCGCTTTCATCATTCAGAAAAGCTGGATAAAGGAGAAGTCATGATTGCCCAATTCACAGAGCATACTTCGGCCATTAAAGTTCGCGGCCGCGCTAAAATTATTACAAGTTTCGGTGAAGTGGAAAGCGGAAATGAAGCATAA
- the folE gene encoding GTP cyclohydrolase I FolE: MAEVNHAQIEEAVRMILEAVGEDPDREGLLDTPKRVAKMYEEVFSGLNKDPKEYFETIFGEDYEELVLVKDIPFYSVCEHHLVPFFGHAHVAYLPKNGKVTGLSKLARAVETVARRPQLQERITAEVADAMMEKLQPHGVMVVVEAEHMCMAMRGVKKPGSKTVTTAARGKFANDVHSRSELLNLIKG; encoded by the coding sequence ATGGCTGAAGTAAATCACGCTCAAATTGAAGAAGCAGTTCGTATGATTTTGGAAGCAGTTGGAGAAGATCCTGACCGTGAGGGGTTGTTAGATACACCAAAGCGGGTAGCTAAAATGTATGAGGAAGTTTTCTCCGGTTTAAATAAAGATCCAAAAGAATATTTTGAAACTATTTTTGGAGAGGATTATGAGGAACTCGTACTCGTGAAGGATATTCCTTTTTACTCAGTATGTGAGCACCACCTTGTTCCTTTTTTTGGGCATGCACATGTTGCCTATCTTCCTAAGAACGGAAAGGTCACAGGGCTTAGCAAACTGGCAAGAGCAGTGGAAACAGTGGCGAGACGCCCTCAATTGCAAGAACGCATTACAGCTGAAGTTGCCGATGCAATGATGGAAAAACTTCAGCCGCATGGTGTAATGGTAGTAGTCGAAGCGGAGCATATGTGTATGGCTATGCGTGGAGTGAAGAAGCCAGGATCTAAAACTGTTACAACGGCGGCGCGCGGAAAGTTTGCCAATGATGTGCACTCACGCTCAGAATTGTTGAATTTAATTAAAGGCTGA
- a CDS encoding HU family DNA-binding protein: protein MNKTDLINQVAETAELSKKDATKAVEAVFDAIQNSLASGDKVQLIGFGNFEVRERSARKGRNPQTGAEIEIAASKVPAFKPGKALKDAVK from the coding sequence ATGAACAAAACAGATTTAATTAATCAAGTTGCAGAAACAGCAGAATTATCTAAAAAAGATGCTACTAAAGCGGTTGAGGCCGTTTTTGATGCCATCCAAAACTCATTAGCAAGCGGAGACAAAGTTCAATTGATTGGTTTTGGGAACTTTGAAGTACGTGAGCGTTCTGCACGCAAAGGGCGCAATCCGCAAACTGGAGCAGAAATCGAAATCGCAGCGAGCAAAGTACCTGCATTTAAACCAGGTAAAGCTTTAAAAGATGCGGTTAAATAA